The nucleotide window TTAGCTAAACCTACACGTTACGCCAAAACAACGCCACGCCGTGACAAATGATTAATGAAAAACTCACTGAGAAATCTGTTGTATATCtattatatcattatcattttgaagATGGGTTACTAAAGAAAATGGTGTACGATTTCATTCTGCCTTGTTAGGTTCTAAACAAGACTATTCTGGTCATTCGGTTTCATTTCAAATGTCATTCAGTTCCTTGCGTCAAAAACTAGAGAGTCTTGCATTCATTGTataattgttgttttctttgaaaagtTCCACCTAAGGTCAACATACGTCCCTCGCAGATTCAGAACCTGGTAGTGAGAGAAACGATCACAATTACATGCAACGCAACAGGGTTTCCTGATGATTTTAGCTACCGGTGGACTGTGGATGAAACAGCTATACCAAATCAGAGGGGCCATGTCTTCAGGTTGGTGCTTACTTGACATATGGTTTTTGTATATGACGTCACCACTACCTTTATAGTCGGTCAAACCTGGAAGAGTCAGATCTATTATGTAACTGTGATAACAGAACGTGTAGGGCACGTTTTACTATTTAATCGTGTCATAATAACACTGGCTCAAACAACCTGTATTgcctttatctatttatctctaCTGGGTTTACTTTGATTTGAGTTGATTTGAACATTACATCTTTATTTCGTATTCAGTGCTAGCATGGTATCAAATCTTAAATCATTATCAGGCTAACTTACGCTTTGCAAAGTGCATTGGGAGAAAAAGCAGGGACAAAATGTAGGAAAACAGGATTTGCCAAAGTAAATATCAGAAACCTTTTACTTTTCTACTAAACTGTTTAAGCCTTCAGGCTTACGGGTACCAAGTGAGGTAATTTAGACGTAATATAAACGTGAATTTTGCAGGTCTGAATTTGCAAGTGGTGTTCACCAGGTCAAGTGCATTGTGAGTACTTCAGGTGGTGAGACGGAGTCCGCTGATTGCACTGTGACGGTTCTCCCAGAAGGTTTGGACTCCAAgaatattgcaatttttttttttactgaatattctttttttacttAATATATCATTTTTTAATATGCTAAACGTAATGATATTGTGTTCAAGCACACAACTAATGGTTTCAAAAACAGTAAATACGTAATAATTGCAGCTTACGGTAGCGTCAACATATTTTGCCAGAATGAGTCGATTAAACATGAGACTACTTTGAACATTGATTATAATGCAGTAATAGCACTGCCAAGCCAAAAACCGTGGTATATAGATTTAGATAGTAAGCAGTTGACCGGCACATAATGGAGTGGCAACAGTCATATGCATCTATTTTGTTTTTGAgggaaaaaacacatttagaaTGAAAATTAGTCAAACAtatagaacaaaacaaaaattgataAGTGTACATATAATAAGAGACTTTGCAAAGCATGCAAGCTAAAGGCCAAATATATTTAGTTTTTCTCATATTTAGTCCACAAAATCCCTAGATATCGTTACAGAGATACAAATAAGTTAAGTAACACATCCTCTATATTCCTCCCAGATACCATGACGTTTGTCTCTAGCATCAGGATAACTGCCAGGAATTTCACTCCTGAGATGGCAGATTCTAATTCAGCTGCTTTCCAGAGTATTAGCGCAGAGGTCAAGAACTGGGTTAGATAACAACATATGTATATCTGTGTACCTTTATGAAAGTATATTTCAAGGATATGTCAAACTGCCCGGAAAACTGTTGTCTCGCATTCTTGGGTTTTGCGTTAAGATATATGTAGTCAGCATATGATTTTAATTATGAAACCTCAAGAAATATCCGATATATTTAAACATATAATTTGTTATCTATAATTATTTACCTAATGGTGTCTACTAGAATCTTAAACAGATTTCCCTTTAGTACCTGCAAGCTGCAAGAAGTGTCCCGGGGAAGATTTCAATCAGAGTAAAGGATGCAAGGTAAGTCTGATTTGTTGAACTAATGCATACCGCGAGACGAATAGTGTTGATCGATTAGTGTGTAGTTGCAACACAGTCATTATGTAAATGGTACATGTCCAGAACATTTAAGTAGGATCAAGATAATTAATTAGTatattgaatgttttgtttataGCATTTTCCTGCATTTTGGAGCACTATGCGAGACTGTGGGCTATACAACTTATTATTATGTAATCTTATACCAAGTGTTATTGTATTATTAAATGGATTTGTAAATTATCTGATTATTAGTAAACACATCAATTatctttgaattttctgtacataTTGGACTTTTTGTCCAGAAGTGTTCCTTAATTTGCCATAGACATTAACATCGATATTACACTTGTTCCGTAGACATCTTTATTTATTATCTTATCCATTGCAATGAATGTGCAGATAGGTATAGTTTGATTTGGATTTAAAATGTCCTGATTCTATTTGTTGCAGACCAGGAAGTATAATCACAAGTCAAAACATTAACGTCCAGGGTTCTGTGCTTCAAGATCAGGACCTCTACCACAGTATCTCCAATGCTCTAGGGACAGCTGTGCAGACACCTAGCTCTCTTGGGGTGGATCCAAATAATGTGACACTCTTTAGTGCAAGTACGTTACTGTTTTATTATCATCTTCGcctaaaatgttatgttttaggGTGCGTTTATCCGTCTGTGGACAGGAGAACTGAAAAAAGCTCCGAATGTATATCGAATATTTAAAGTTCTTCGGTAGAGTTTGCTGAAGGAAAATGTGATTAAATAATGGACTCCCATCGGCTTTCTTCGGTCCTGCAGCTAAAGTGCTGGTTacaatatctcgtgttccgaatcagctatggtcacgatttttttttcattttacaacTTATCGAAAGCTAGCCTTATTCTACTAAAATCATGTCACCATAGCCCATGGGAGATCTTGTTTATCTGCAAAATTCTAATTTATTTCAAATCTTGTAGACAAAGTATTTTAACATATTTTCTTCGTTTGCTGACTCAAAACGATGTTCATATAATCAATGCTACCTATGTTATTAAAGTGTCTATCACACCAATGGCAATAAAAACAGCGAAATTTCTGATTATACACAAAAACAGAATAATTCTTTAAATATAAAGATCTTATAAACACTAAATACACACGATTTTGATAACAATTCAAAGAATCATTGTCCATATTCTTTTGATTGCGTACGCCAGGTAGTTGAATCAAACGTTCATTATTACTCCGATGACGTCGCATTAATAACAACAACCGCGTATTAGAGTAATACCTAACGTTTGATATAATAAGCTGGTGACAGGAATCAACACTGGATATATGATATAGTTTTAACTTTCTAGTTTGAAACACTATAAAGATTTTTTGCTGCGCAAAAGTCTGCTTTGTTTAAAGTGATACTATTTCCATTCAAGTTAGTAATAAATGTTTTTAGATGTCATTAATGCTTTAAACCCGACAGCAACGTGCTACAATGAAACGATGGCAGTGACAAACCCATCCTCCACCCCTGTCACCATGACCTTCCCAAGCACTGCGGGGAACAAACACTCCTACTCAACACAACAGTGTGCAAACAACACGAACAGCGGTATGACTCAACTAAAATACTTTACTTCGACACAGATATGTGGGCATAAATTACAAAGCTCTCTGACATTTTATACAATAATAAAAACCTTGATTATTTTGGTGGTGATCTGAATTTTAGTCAGAAATAGAGCTATTCTTCATatggaaaaaaagattttaaaccAGGAGATCAACTAGTGCAGTTTACTGCTCCACATACAATGTTATAGTTTGGCGCTCTTGTATAGCTTTATGCTAAAGAAAGGCAGCCGGCCAGCGAACAATCAAAACCAGCCAATCAAATAACCGACATAAAAACCCccaatacgttgatgaaggttagacatccaggtaacaagatacgccaaaaatgattactcaagcaactggataagattttgaaacagtcagacgtttcagacagtatccactgtctttcgtcagtgactaacgataggactgagaacaccaggttttaaaccaaaactctgaatagatatgttaatgagttaaagacaatttaggatgtcttgaagaagtctttaaaaagaagattaatccaagacaaagtttatgccaatagttcaattagctactgttgttctagtacagtaactaaatgttgcttgtccgggggtggtgggtggtgggcagtgcattatcccaggtgcctgaaagttgaacgcgtagaccacctttcctgttgagggcggggttgtacatcctctcatatattgcttctctaattccccgttcgaaccagcgttcttcacgatctaggatgtccctggattcgaaattgaatgagtgtccctggttgtgttttagatggtggtaaatggcagaggagtagcggttagcgctctttctgcaatgttccttgtacctttcttttagtggtcgacttgtctccctaatgtacatgttattgcagttcggttcctcacatttcagtttgtagatgacattggctttgatgcctttatATGAGTAATATATGAgcggatgtacaaccccgccctcaacaggaaagggggtctacgcgttcaactttcaggcacctgggataatgcactgcccaccacccaccacccccggacaagcaacatttagttactgtactagaacaacagtagctaattgaactattggcataaactttgtcttgaattaatcttctttttaaagactacttcaagacatcctaaattgtctttacctcattaacatatctattcagagttttggtttaaaacctggtgttctcagtcctatcgttagtcactgacgaaagacagtggatactgtctgaaacgtctgactgtttcaaaatcttatccagttgcttgagaaaccaCCAATAGGCTACTTGAAAATACTATGAAACAAGCTGGGCCGGGTGTTAATTGCTATACGCGTGAGTCTTATCTGTATTGAACTGTGGCATTTCAGACCACTACTGAACCAATAGTGATGATAGGAAATGTGCTATCCCATTAGTTGTTTCAAGGACATATTATGACAATTATGAGCTTctttcaaattaaaaaaaatatgtcacAAAACACTTTGTAGCATATTAAAACCTATGATTacaacatgattttttttctctactcTTTGCTTGAATTTCCAGCCGGCGTTCCTTTGGCAGTTCGAAGATGTACCGGAACTTTTCAGACTGGAGTCAGCTGGCTAAGCCCAGAGCTGTTAGATTGTCGGTTAGATTTGTCTAATCTGGCACAGGTAATCTATATTAAGAAAGACATGCAGAAAGATTTGTCCCTTTAATAAGTGAACTTTTTACCAACAAGTGACTAAAAATGATTACTTTCGAGAGAAAATGCTGTCTAAAATTTAATCgtaaaatttaaaaatcaaCCATGATAAAAAGGGAAATCACTGCCTGAGACGTAATTATCGATTTCTTATTTAGATGTCTGTAACTCCTGATAATGTAGCAGACGTTGCTGCAGACCTACAGATTCTAACGTCTATCGGGAGTTTACTTTcgtcagaaaacatcacagacgCCGCAACTGTCTTTGAAAACATTGCACAAACCACTGGCGATGAAAATGTGAGTCTCAACAGTGTgcacattttcaaatgtaaatgtAAGCATAACTTGTTAGAAATGTGAAGCAATATACGTTGTTTGCAAATGAAATGTTTACCCAGACCTTGGACCCCTTGTTCTTCTTTGTGAGGATTCTCCGCGTTGCATTATCCGAGCCATAGTTGCCCTTTAACTCAGTCTTGTGTCGTTTACAATCGTGTATTTCCAACGTTTGTAGAGTTTGGTCTTCCCATTGAACTGAAAGTTACACATTGTTGACcgatatttgcagtggttttatcatTACGTAACCACCTTAGCCTTTAATTATATGCAATAAAACGCATAAATGTGCTTTAACTTACAGGTTGGCTACTCTGTAGTCGCGTCCATTGATCAGATAATGAATGCTGATGATGACGTCCTCTATCGGAGTCAAATCAAGGATCAGGCTCCCTCTAGGTACAAGATATGCTTAATATCGTTAACCATTACATAAATGTAGATACGTTCATGAATTGAACATATCAATTTTGAATGCATTGATCggattttttaacgtttttagtTAAGCTGGTAAAGGGAAAGCATGTTAAGACTTTTTTTCAGAAtattaaattcaaattttcgaagACGAAACATAGTTTATAATGCTAGATTAatcagtatttacaggtttgcgatagcaaaacctgttctgtttttgcatccaaggaagggggcggccatgttggatgtgaccattttattgggaggggtgtttttttttcgctaatgttgggtgtgactattttgacggaggggtgtttttcttgtagttttcttttttttgttttcttgctaattttttcttgctttgggttgggtgtgaccatttttactggagggatgtttttttcactaatgtgtgggtgtgatatATGGAAGATATtaatgtggtggtgttgtgaccttgtcgttggcacaaatggacacaaggcccactgtactgaaggacgagcaaggtccactgagcatcatgttgttgtggtcttgtcgaaaagtaagggacgagaagatccccaacgatagagggctagtatatatttgttatttaatgtgatgttggattagaaagtgttggaatcgaaaATATTggggttggtttttgtcgctaatgttggttccctatatttttcttagttttgggttgggtgtgaccattttgaccggaggggtagtttttgccactaatgttaggtgtaagagatgaatgttattagtgtggtggtgttgtgaccttgccgttggcacaaatggacacaaggcccactgtactaaaggacgagcaaggtccactgagcatcatgttgttgtgatcttgtcgaaaagtaagggacgacaagatcccctacgatagagggttaatatagatttgttatttaatgtgatgttggattagaaagtgttggaatcgataatattggggggtggtttttgtcactaatgttggttccctatatttttcctagttttgggttaggtgtgaccattttgaccggaggggtagtttttgccactaattttaggtttaagagatgaatgttattagtgtggtggtgttgtgaccttgccgttggcacaaatggacacaaggcccactgtactaaaggacgagcaaggtccactgagcatcatgttgttgtgatcttgtcgaaaagtaagggacgacaagatccccaacgatagagggttaataaagatttgttatttaatgtgatgttggattagaaagtgttggaatcaataatattggggggGTGtattttgtcgctaatgttggttccctatatttttcttagttttgggttgggtgtgaccgttttgaccggaggggtagtttttgccactcattttaggtgtaagagatgaatattattattggtgtggtgttgtgaccttgccgttggcacaaatggacacaaggcccactgtactaaaggacgagcaaggtccactgagcatcatgttgttgtgatcttgtcgaaaagtaagggacgacaagatcctcAACGacagagggttaataaagatttgttatttaatgtgatgttggattagaaagtgttggaattgataatattggggggtggtttttgtcgctaatgttggttccctatatttttcctagttttgggttaggtgtgaccattttgaccggaggagcggtttttgccactaattttaggtgtaagagatgaatgttattagtgtggtggtgttgtgaccttgccgttggcacaaatggacacaaggcccactgtactaaaggacgagcaaggtccactgagcatcatgttgttgtggtcttgtcgaaaagtaagggacgacaagatccccaacggtAGAGGGgtaataaagattttttatttaatgtgatgttggattagaaagtattggaatcaataatattggggtggttttttgtcgctaatgttggttccctatatttttcttagttttgggttgggtgtgaccattttgaccggaggggtagtttttgccactaatgttaggtgtaagagatgaatattattagtgtggtggtgttgtgaccttgccgttggcacaaatggacacaaggcccactgtactaaaggacgagcaaggtccactgagcatcatgttgttgtgatcttgtcgaaaagtaagggacgacaagatccccaacgatagagggttaatatagatttgttatttaatgtgatgttggattagaaagtgttggaatcaataatattagggttggtttttgtcgctaatgttggtttcccatatttttcctagttttgggttaggtgtgagtgtgaccattttgaccggaagggtggtttttgccacttatgttaggtataagagatgaatgttattagtgtggtggtgttgtgaccttgccgttggcacaaatggacacaaggcccactgtactaaaggacgagcaaggtccactgagcatcatgttgttgtgatcttgtcgaaaagtaagggacgacaagatccccaacgatagagggttaatatagatttgttatttaatgtgatgttaaattagaaagtgtaggagacgtgatcttaaagaacatggcagttgtggtcttgtcagagatgtagggacgacagccacaaaaaccatgaacgattagtttgtttaatggtgagatggccaattagcttttggaataaaattaagttaattttgaaatggtgaatacttgagaccctttccttcttacaataaagaatggccgatgtataaatacggtttcttttagatgccgatttgaagacgaccacatcaaggataaagaaatgacacagagacaaggattcccgcatacttaccaagggggacgtaaacgttataaccctgactgattgtgacttcataatgttggcttactacgatccttattaattactgaatgtctctattgctctcttgaccttaacttcctagttttacaaatctctcgtctcctgtcttactctgctcacacaacattgattactttatctcttcgctgcagttcacttaaacaaatgaataaccgtcaaagaattatagcacaacaatagcagactaattctaaagtaaccgttccaagtttggtaaggagttgcactgtaacttcttggacgtaagtgacggagtgaaatgttactgcagcttgcaattgcatacacatttgtattgggtttctaccattggtacatccggtttgatttgaATTGTCGTCGACGAGGTTaatcacctgtattttctttcataacgttatacatgcaaaatcagcttctaaaagttgcacactaaaataaacaacaaaatagacaatacatattcgtttgaatcaaataaagtggacaacatgtgcacgccagtgtgtggattctctaaatcgtgtcaggtaatgtctggttgtaacagcacaatcattgtaacacggctctgatgctggtccggcagtggaaggtctccggcgacctcccctgctgcggtgagagtctgtgtgggaaacggccagattgttccaggcctggattgttcgtccctagtgcacgtggataccgggtgccccggatgaccttgtagtccggtataggtgacctgtgcagggatcgagaaaaaacatacagaaacatatcaacctaaatgctctcttctttggttcttgtcgtctctgaagacggtagacagcttcggtcgatttaacctcttgaattattgacttgaattagactattccaaaatcatgattggcttttctttctcaaagtagttggcggtggcgtgttagtcatgtagttgctaggtcctacagccacagggaaacaaaatttagaatgtatgtgacactgataagctgtttgacatatttcttagtacctacgaatatggcgtgttatacttacttcaaggttttggagttcgattaaaaaaatagggctcgaaattcgcattttagtacaggtaaaattgtactaattttatctttagctaggaaaacaacatttggagttaaatatgcgtgaaactgataagcaatttcacaattttgggtcCCTAGGAATTTGACCTCTTATCCTGTAACTAAGGTGAGTGAAGAGTGTACGGGTAGGGCTCAAAATCTACATGCTagcacaggtaaaattggagttgtgcaggtagtTTTGACGGACTTTTACTAATTTAGGCCCCCATCCGTTGagttatctgtgaaatctttggtcgctcataaaaggttgctgacatttgagattttgggtcgccgtagagattccacttgagcacgttttccaggagttcggcactctcacggcgatctggtcaattttatgtttttttaatggtatttattatatcttcgaattattgttttattaattacaAAACTTTATAAGTATTCATtaatgtttctaacaaaaggaaatacgagaatactatgtttcagaagttgttctgatcatttgcaaacatttcgaaagtgactgtcaaaagagatcatttttttgaatagatttgaaatatagatagccagataggtttatttcacatttcgaaatatttcgaactaaagatatgggtcatttgccccccgtaaccgtgttgtgacttggaatggggtccttatgtcgccgtgagagcgcggcgaaagcgccgtccaagtggaatgggggtataactaatactttaagaattggacgaatgcgacgtatcctttttttctacatttgtaaatatgttgagcccaacatactgttgggcgcaatatattgtgttcgtatggtttctttctcctgtcaaatcttgtaatcgactcagctcggtcgtccctgcaccaactgagctgaaatttggtatacatgta belongs to Branchiostoma lanceolatum isolate klBraLanc5 chromosome 15, klBraLanc5.hap2, whole genome shotgun sequence and includes:
- the LOC136420273 gene encoding uncharacterized protein, with amino-acid sequence MKVTDPNLVDECAEGTHNCSAYASCTDTPNSYICDCVSGYSGDGVSCILKVPPKVNIRPSQIQNLVVRETITITCNATGFPDDFSYRWTVDETAIPNQRGHVFRSEFASGVHQVKCIVSTSGGETESADCTVTVLPEDTMTFVSSIRITARNFTPEMADSNSAAFQSISAEVKNWYLQAARSVPGKISIRVKDARPGSIITSQNINVQGSVLQDQDLYHSISNALGTAVQTPSSLGVDPNNVTLFSATTCYNETMAVTNPSSTPVTMTFPSTAGNKHSYSTQQCANNTNSVRFLTFQFVDDIGFDAFI